The Triticum dicoccoides isolate Atlit2015 ecotype Zavitan chromosome 6A, WEW_v2.0, whole genome shotgun sequence genome has a window encoding:
- the LOC119319185 gene encoding pescadillo homolog, whose amino-acid sequence MEIIRKTLENEVKRQHELLQINLKGGEEIKGSQYGDKNTAEGEEVENLDEDMGTEDKQEEEGEMTDQELMAQAIGLGYVEPVDYTASQETDSFETKILKAGKGDADLKDEEEELRRCIRLKGKEDRKISELAKERAAKKDNYEKPRKK is encoded by the exons atggaGATCATTAGGAAAACCCTTGAAAATGAGGTGAAAAGACAGCATGAGTTGCTCCAGATTAATCTTAAAGGAGGTGAAGAAATAAAAGGGTCACAATATGGAGATAAAAACACTGCCGAGGGAGAGGAAGTGGAGAATCTTGATGAAGATATGGGGACTGAGGACAaacaagaggaagaaggagagatgACAGACCAGGAGCTGATGGCTCAAGCCATTGGATTGGGCTATGTGGAGCCAGTGGATTATACAGCCAGTCAAGAGACAGATTCTTTTGAGACCAAAATTTTGAAAGCTGGGAAAGGAGATGCTGATCTTAAAGATGAAGAGGAGGAATTGAGGAGATGCATTAGGTTAAAAGGGAAAGAAGATCGCAAGATTTCAGAGCTGGCGAAAGAAAGGGCAGCAAAGAAGGATAACTATG AAAAACCCCGTAAGAAATAA
- the LOC119314820 gene encoding probable alkaline/neutral invertase F, whose product MVLSSTIAPQSKVTELTDDTKYDSLNLEQKKKAWPMERHRSAEVSQAILSKIGHDGFQLCHQPQIPEIVKGGCTPISSCDPSGEFTADSNGMHRHTITDAAWEALKQSIVYFKGQPIGTLAAIDKSQAELNYDQVFMRDFVPSALAFLMKGEPTIVKNFLVETARLQSREKMVDLFKLGQGVMPASFKVHHSHPTKKTETLLADFGEIAIGRVAPVDSGLWWIFLLRAYTKYTRDSSLAESPHCQRAMRLILKLWLSEGFDTSPALLCADGCSMIDRRMGIYGYPLEIQALFFMALRCALSLLKDSDDDFVYQITKRIKALSYHLHSYYWLDFQRLNDIYRYKTEEYSQTALNKFNVIPESIPDWIFDFMPSRGGYFIGNVSPARMDFRWFCLGNFIAILSCLATGEQAEAILDLVEERWKELIGEMPLKICYPAMENQEWQIVTGCDPKNTRWSYHNGGSWPVLLWLLVAVSVKLGRPHIARDAVELMERRLAKDDFPEYYDGKTGRYIGKQSRKFQTWSVAGYLVAKMLLDDPSNLRAVSLEDDGHIREPVLKRSNSCPALHISH is encoded by the exons ATGGTACTCTCCTCAACAATTGCCCCTCAGAGTAAGGTCACAGAACTGACGGATGATACCAAGTATGATTCCTTGAATCTGGAGCAGAAGAAAAAAGCGTGGCCTATGGAACGGCACAGATCTGCTGAAGTGAGTCAAGCAATCTTATCTAAGATAGGGCATGATGGTTTTCAACTTTGTCATCAGCCCCAAATCCCGGAGATCGTTAAAGGTGGTTGTACACCAATATCTTCATGTGATCCTTCTGGAGAATTCACTGCAGACAGCAATGGAATGCACAGGCACACAATCACAGATGCTGCTTGGGAAGCCCTAAAGCAATCAATAGTTTACTTCAAAGGTCAGCCAATTGGGACTCTTGCTGCAATAGACAAGTCTCAGGCAGaactcaactatgaccag GTTTTCATGAGGGATTTCGTTCCTAGTGCCTTGGCTTTCTTGATGAAAGGGGAACCAACGATAGTGAAGAATTTCCTGGTAGAGACTGCTCGCCTTCAATCAAGAGAGAAGATGGTTGATCTTTTTAAGCTTGGACAGGGTGTGATGCCAGCAAGCTTCAAGGTGCACCATTCCCACCCTACGAAGAAGACTGAAACTCTGCTTGCTGATTTTGGTGAAATTGCTATCGGGCGAGTTGCTCCTGTGGATTCTGGCCTATGGTGGATTTTTCTTCTTCGTGCTTACACCAAATATACTAGGGACAGTTCTCTGGCTGAAAGTCCTCACTGCCAAAGGGCCATGCGCCTTATTCTCAAGCTATGGCTCTCTGAAGGCTTTGATACATCTCCAGCATTACTTTGCGCTGATGGTTGCTCCATGATAGACCGCAGAATG GGTATATACGGCTATCCGCTTGAAATCCAGGCACTCTTCTTCATGGCTCTGAGATGCGCCTTGAGTTTGCTGAAAGACTCTGATGACGACTTTGTGTACCAAATAACAAAGAGGATCAAAGCTTTGAGCTACCATCTGCACAGTTACTACTGGCTCGACTTCCAAAGACTCAACGACATCTATCGCTACAAGACCGAAGAGTACTCGCAGACAGCTCTGAACAAGTTCAATGTGATCCCTGAATCGATCCCTGACTGGATATTTGACTTCATGCCTAGCCGTGGTGGCTACTTCATTGGAAACGTCAGTCCTGCAAGGATGGACTTCCGCTGGTTCTGCTTGGGCAACTTCATTGCGATCCTGTCATGTTTGGCAACTGGAGAACAAGCTGAGGCAATATTGGATCTCGTGGAGGAACGCTGGAAAGAGCTTATTGGAGAGATGCCCCTGAAGATCTGTTACCCTGCAATGGAAAACCAGGAATGGCAGATAGTCACTGGATGCGACCCAAAGAACACCAGATGGAGCTACCACAACGGAGGGTCGTGGCCAG TGCTGCTGTGGCTCCTGGTGGCGGTGAGCGTGAAGCTGGGGCGGCCCCACATCGCCCGCGACGCGGTGGAGCTGATGGAGAGGCGTCTGGCCAAGGACGACTTCCCCGAGTACTACGACGGCAAGACGGGGCGGTACATCGGGAAGCAGTCGCGCAAGTTCCAGACGTGGTCGGTGGCGGGCTACCTGGTGGCCAAGATGCTCCTGGACGACCCCTCCAACCTCCGCGCCGTCTCCCTGGAGGACGACGGCCACATCCGGGAGCCCGTCCTCAAGCGCAGCAACTCCTGCCCGGCCCTGCACATATCGCACTGA
- the LOC119314821 gene encoding light-harvesting complex-like protein 3 isotype 2, chloroplastic, translating into MAMATSTFSPHPLSLKPQLGPRPHRLHLAPFPRLRSHRRLAAAGEAPVEAPPKPAEADPSPAASNGSAAAAPAAAAPAAPVAAAKAEAVASPKFQDSRWVNGTWDLSRFGNTGGAVDWDAVIDAEARRRKWLEDSPEASSSEDAVVFDTSIIPWWAWIKRFHLPEAEKLNGRAAMVGFFMAYFVDSLTGVGLVDQMGNFFCKTLLFVAVAGVLLVRKNEDIDNLKKLIDESTFYDKQWQSTWQDDSPSGPKK; encoded by the exons ATGGCCATGGCGACCTCCACCTTCTCCCCGCACCCGCTCTCGCTCAAGCCCCAGCTCGGCCCCAGGCCCCACCGCCTCCACCTCGCCCCCTTCCCGCGCCTCCGCtcccaccgccgcctcgccgccgccggggaGGCCCCCGTCGAGGCGCCGCCCAAGCCCGCGGAGGCGGATCCCTCCCCCGCCGCGTCCAACGGGTCCGCGGCAGCCGCACCCGCCGCTGCCGCTCCCGCTGCTCCGGTCGCCGCGGCCAAGGCCGAGGCGGTGGCGTCGCCCAAGTTCCAGGACTCGAGGTGGGTCAACGGGACCTGGGACCTCAGCCGGTTCGGCAACACCGGCGGCGCCGTCGACTGGGACGCCGTCATAGACGCCG AGGCCAGGAGGAGGAAATGGCTGGAAGATTCCCCGGAGGCAAGTAGCAGCGAAGACGCCGTTGTGTTCGACACTTCGATTATCCCATGGTGGGCATGGATCAAGCGGTTCCATCTCCCTGAAGCCGAGAAGCTAAATG GCCGTGCTGCCATGGTGGGCTTCTTCATGGCTTACTTTGTCGATAGCTTGACGGGCGTGGGGCTCGTCGACCAAATGGGCAACTTCTTCTGCAAAACCCTGCTGTTTGTTGCTGTGGCTGGGGTGCTGCTGGTCAGGAAAAACGAGGACATCGACAATCTGAAGAAGCTCATCGACGAGTCGACATTCTACGACAAGCAATGGCAGTCAACTTGGCAAGATGATTCCCCTTCCGGGCCAAAGAAATAG